One Chryseobacterium sp. StRB126 genomic region harbors:
- a CDS encoding cbb3-type cytochrome c oxidase N-terminal domain-containing protein — MKTRTPISIYIATTIGLTIMAFEMFASDSGYFSSPFFWALILIAIILLMIMNSIGDMIENESFSRLSEEEKKQYLEEKSVPYYQKLWNSAFKKQSATEEKDILIDHGFDGITELDNSLPKWWIGLFWFGCIFCAVYLVAFSFTDYAHPEAEYTKESKIMLASIEEYEKNAPQINLESAKYSADNIAEGQELFKTNCVTCHGDGGKGGIGPNLTDTHWINIKEKSLFKNVFWMLENGSPNNPTMRPFIKEGTITGRDAEKIAAYIYHINQETAPITQAQGGAAPQGEDVKWENGNN, encoded by the coding sequence ATGAAAACGAGAACCCCAATTTCAATATATATTGCAACAACGATAGGCTTAACAATCATGGCCTTTGAAATGTTCGCTAGTGATTCAGGATATTTTTCCTCCCCGTTTTTCTGGGCACTGATATTGATTGCGATTATCCTGCTGATGATTATGAACTCCATTGGAGACATGATTGAAAACGAAAGTTTCAGCAGACTTTCTGAGGAAGAGAAAAAACAGTATCTGGAAGAAAAAAGCGTTCCTTATTATCAGAAGCTTTGGAACTCTGCTTTCAAAAAACAATCTGCTACTGAAGAAAAAGATATCTTGATTGACCACGGTTTCGATGGAATTACAGAGCTTGACAATTCTCTTCCAAAATGGTGGATAGGCCTGTTCTGGTTCGGATGTATTTTCTGCGCCGTTTATCTGGTAGCCTTCTCTTTCACCGATTATGCCCACCCGGAAGCAGAATACACAAAAGAATCTAAAATAATGCTGGCCTCTATTGAAGAGTATGAAAAAAATGCTCCACAGATCAATCTGGAGTCCGCAAAATATAGTGCAGATAATATCGCAGAAGGTCAGGAGTTGTTTAAAACCAACTGTGTAACCTGTCACGGAGACGGAGGAAAAGGAGGCATTGGTCCTAACCTTACCGATACACACTGGATCAACATCAAAGAAAAAAGTTTATTCAAAAATGTTTTCTGGATGCTTGAAAACGGGTCTCCAAATAATCCTACGATGAGACCTTTCATCAAGGAAGGAACCATTACCGGAAGAGATGCAGAAAAAATTGCAGCCTATATTTATCACATTAATCAGGAAACCGCTCCTATTACACAAGCTCAAGGTGGTGCCGCACCACAGGGAGAAGACGTGAAATGGGAAAACGGAAACAACTAG
- a CDS encoding response regulator transcription factor: MTKRILIADDHHVVRIGTALILEKNFNEFEIDFAETYDEVKQKVETIKFDLVILDIELPGSTFKSMVKEIKSISEDTLILIFTSYKESVAMQYIKEGANGFLNKLSDSGTFVKTIEGIFKDGYYYTPEVLSEMVVRMQKKSPLEILSERELQVFDLLAKGNGNLEIANVLNIEESTVGTYKRRVYQKLKITNLVELLKIYNEIH; the protein is encoded by the coding sequence ATGACAAAGAGAATATTAATTGCAGATGACCATCATGTGGTAAGAATCGGAACCGCCCTGATTCTGGAAAAGAATTTTAATGAATTTGAAATCGATTTTGCAGAAACATACGATGAGGTAAAGCAGAAAGTGGAAACTATAAAATTTGACCTTGTGATATTGGATATTGAGCTTCCGGGAAGTACTTTCAAATCAATGGTGAAGGAAATTAAAAGCATCAGTGAAGATACTCTGATTTTAATTTTTACCTCTTATAAAGAAAGTGTTGCTATGCAATATATCAAGGAAGGAGCAAATGGCTTTTTAAATAAACTTAGCGATTCGGGAACATTTGTAAAAACGATAGAAGGTATTTTTAAAGACGGGTATTATTACACTCCTGAAGTGCTCAGCGAAATGGTAGTACGAATGCAGAAGAAAAGTCCTTTGGAGATTTTATCTGAAAGAGAGCTGCAGGTTTTTGATCTTCTTGCAAAAGGAAATGGGAATCTTGAAATAGCCAATGTGCTTAATATTGAGGAATCTACTGTAGGAACTTACAAAAGAAGAGTCTATCAGAAATTAAAAATCACAAACCTGGTTGAGTTGTTGAAGATTTACAACGAAATTCACTAA
- a CDS encoding helix-turn-helix domain-containing protein, translating into MMNICGQNIRKIRRSRDLTQEYMAFEMGISQKAYSDIENSKVKINLEILTKISDILEIKPSDICNISHKCGTDDEYEDKYQGLLEYMKKNNISIPKEFL; encoded by the coding sequence ATGATGAATATATGTGGACAAAATATCAGGAAAATCCGTAGGAGCAGAGATCTTACGCAGGAATACATGGCCTTTGAAATGGGTATTTCCCAAAAAGCATATTCAGATATTGAAAATTCCAAGGTGAAGATCAACCTGGAAATCCTGACTAAAATCTCAGATATTTTAGAAATCAAACCTTCGGATATTTGCAATATCTCTCATAAATGTGGAACTGATGATGAGTATGAAGATAAATACCAGGGCCTTTTGGAGTATATGAAAAAGAATAATATTTCGATTCCGAAAGAGTTCCTTTAG
- the ccoN gene encoding cytochrome-c oxidase, cbb3-type subunit I yields the protein METQKFNYDNNIVRAFLYATVAFGLVGFLLGLTAALMLFYPELPEFLFGTDDTTIKSLASGNIQGLINTQGAMGFGRIRMLHTSAVIFAFVCNSFFCGAYYSMQRLLKTRMYSDTLSWIHFWSWQFMIVTVVITFLMGINTSKEYAEHEWPIDILIAFSWIVFGINMFGTIAKRRVRHLYVAIWFYLATWIAVAMLHIFNNLEVPLSFTSWKSYSVYAGVKDALVQWWYGHNAVAFVLTTPVLGLMYYFMPKAAQRPVFSYKLSIIHFWSLIFVYLWAGPHHLQYTALPAWAQAVGTGFSIMLIAPSWGGMLNGLLTLRGAWDKVRENPILKFFVVAVTCYGMATFEGPLLATKSLNKIGHYTDWVIGHVHLGALGWNGFMAFGVVYYLVPIMWRTKLWSVKLANWHFWLGTLGIIFYAVPMYISGFTQGLMWKQFNPDGTLLWKNWLDTVTAIIPYFKMRFLGGILYLSGAILMVINVIKTIKVGSFQKNVPAEAPALANIGGTRKEGEGVHLWLERTPTLLSILAFITIAIGGLVEIVPTLSLKQSVPTITAVKPYTPLELEGRDLYIREGCNSCHSQMIRPFRDEVVRFEGKNGQYSKAGEFIYDRPFLWGSKRTGPDLHREGGRNPDSWHFKHMYNPRITSAGSIMPRFPWLITNKLDRTQMVDKMKLMKNTFDVPYTKAQIDSANQWADNQSKAIVQRIYSEANDVKDQMAKEKTAKGASYVPLEQREIVAMIAYLQRLGTDIKTTQIQTASAE from the coding sequence ATGGAGACGCAAAAATTTAATTATGACAATAATATTGTCAGGGCATTCCTCTATGCAACAGTTGCATTCGGACTCGTCGGATTTCTGCTTGGGCTTACTGCCGCATTGATGCTTTTTTATCCTGAGTTACCTGAATTTTTATTCGGAACAGATGATACAACGATTAAAAGTTTAGCTTCGGGCAATATTCAGGGATTAATTAACACTCAGGGAGCAATGGGATTCGGAAGAATCAGAATGCTTCACACAAGTGCCGTTATTTTTGCTTTCGTTTGTAACTCCTTTTTCTGCGGTGCTTACTATAGTATGCAGAGATTACTGAAAACAAGAATGTATAGTGATACCCTTTCATGGATTCACTTCTGGTCATGGCAGTTTATGATTGTTACTGTAGTGATTACATTCTTAATGGGCATCAATACTTCTAAAGAATATGCTGAACATGAGTGGCCTATTGATATATTAATTGCGTTCTCATGGATTGTATTCGGGATCAATATGTTTGGAACTATTGCTAAAAGAAGGGTAAGACATTTATATGTAGCCATCTGGTTTTATCTGGCCACTTGGATTGCTGTAGCCATGCTTCATATCTTCAATAACCTGGAAGTTCCTTTATCTTTCACAAGCTGGAAATCTTATTCTGTATATGCAGGTGTAAAAGATGCATTAGTACAATGGTGGTATGGTCACAATGCAGTTGCATTCGTATTAACTACCCCTGTATTGGGTCTTATGTATTACTTTATGCCAAAAGCAGCTCAGCGACCGGTATTCTCATACAAATTATCCATTATTCACTTCTGGTCGCTGATCTTTGTATACCTTTGGGCTGGTCCTCACCACCTTCAATATACAGCCCTACCAGCATGGGCACAGGCTGTAGGAACCGGCTTCTCTATCATGCTGATTGCTCCATCATGGGGAGGAATGCTAAATGGTCTTCTTACCTTAAGAGGAGCATGGGATAAAGTAAGAGAAAATCCTATCCTTAAATTCTTCGTGGTAGCCGTTACCTGTTATGGGATGGCCACTTTCGAAGGACCTTTATTGGCAACAAAATCTTTAAATAAAATTGGTCACTATACTGACTGGGTTATTGGGCACGTACACTTAGGAGCTCTTGGATGGAATGGTTTTATGGCATTTGGAGTGGTATATTACCTTGTTCCGATCATGTGGAGAACTAAACTTTGGTCTGTAAAATTGGCTAACTGGCATTTCTGGTTAGGAACATTAGGAATCATTTTCTACGCAGTACCAATGTATATTTCAGGGTTTACCCAAGGATTAATGTGGAAACAATTCAACCCGGATGGAACATTATTATGGAAAAACTGGTTAGACACTGTTACAGCGATTATTCCTTACTTTAAAATGAGATTCTTAGGAGGTATTCTATATCTTTCAGGAGCGATTTTAATGGTTATCAACGTAATCAAAACCATTAAAGTGGGTTCATTCCAGAAAAATGTTCCTGCGGAAGCACCTGCATTAGCCAATATCGGAGGAACAAGAAAAGAAGGCGAAGGCGTACACCTTTGGTTAGAAAGAACACCTACCCTACTTTCTATCTTGGCTTTCATTACCATAGCTATAGGTGGACTTGTAGAAATTGTTCCAACCTTATCACTGAAGCAAAGTGTTCCTACAATCACAGCAGTAAAACCATACACCCCACTGGAGTTGGAAGGAAGAGACTTATATATCCGTGAAGGATGTAACTCCTGCCACTCTCAGATGATCCGCCCTTTCCGTGATGAAGTAGTAAGGTTTGAAGGAAAGAACGGCCAGTACTCAAAAGCTGGGGAATTCATCTACGACAGACCATTCCTTTGGGGCTCTAAAAGAACAGGCCCGGATCTTCACAGAGAAGGAGGCAGAAACCCGGATTCATGGCACTTTAAGCACATGTACAACCCAAGAATCACCTCTGCAGGTTCTATTATGCCACGTTTTCCCTGGTTAATCACCAATAAACTGGACCGTACTCAAATGGTGGATAAAATGAAGTTAATGAAAAATACATTTGATGTCCCTTACACTAAAGCTCAGATTGATTCTGCTAACCAATGGGCAGATAACCAATCAAAAGCTATTGTACAAAGAATTTACTCCGAAGCTAATGATGTAAAAGATCAGATGGCAAAAGAAAAAACAGCAAAAGGAGCCTCTTATGTACCGCTTGAACAAAGAGAAATCGTAGCAATGATCGCCTATCTGCAAAGATTAGGAACCGACATTAAGACGACACAGATCCAAACCGCAAGTGCAGAGTAA
- a CDS encoding amino acid permease encodes MSNENKTGQNETLVRGLTNRHIQLIALGGAIGTGLFLGIGPAAVLAGPSVILGYALAGIIAFFIMRQLGEMVVQEPVSGSFSHFAYKYWGNFPGFASGWNYWILYILVSMAELTAIGHYIHFWWPEIPLWVSSLFFFVVITALNLASVKVYGETEFWFSIIKVVAIIAMIVFGVYLLISGTGGEKATVTNLWNDGGFFPKGLFNKTETGFSGLFAAMAMIMFSFGGLELIGITAAEAKNPEKTIPQATNQVIYRILIFYVGALVILFSLSPWREITEGSSPFVMVFQNLNGLEFSLFGKVIQFNTLIANVLNVIVLTAALSVYNSSVYSNSRMLFGLAQQGNAPKFLKKLNKNSVPINAILISSCFAGICIIINKLVPEKAFQYLMALVVSTLIINWLMICYTHLKFKKSITKEGVQSKFPSIFYPISNYICIAFLVLILGLMSITGMEIQVILIPIWIGFLFAMYKLYKPN; translated from the coding sequence ATGAGCAACGAAAATAAAACAGGACAAAACGAAACTTTAGTTAGAGGATTAACAAATCGACATATACAATTAATTGCCCTTGGAGGAGCCATAGGAACAGGTTTATTTCTGGGAATCGGGCCAGCAGCAGTATTGGCAGGACCTTCAGTAATTTTAGGGTATGCCTTAGCCGGAATTATCGCCTTTTTTATCATGCGTCAGCTTGGTGAAATGGTAGTTCAGGAGCCGGTATCGGGAAGTTTTAGTCACTTCGCCTATAAATATTGGGGAAATTTTCCGGGTTTTGCTTCAGGGTGGAATTACTGGATTCTTTATATCCTCGTAAGTATGGCTGAACTTACAGCCATTGGTCATTATATCCACTTCTGGTGGCCGGAAATACCGCTTTGGGTGTCCAGTTTATTCTTTTTTGTAGTCATCACTGCCCTTAATCTTGCCTCTGTAAAAGTGTATGGGGAAACTGAGTTCTGGTTCTCCATCATCAAAGTAGTAGCTATTATTGCCATGATTGTTTTCGGAGTTTATCTGTTGATAAGTGGAACAGGAGGAGAAAAAGCTACGGTTACCAACTTGTGGAATGATGGTGGTTTCTTCCCAAAAGGATTATTCAATAAAACTGAAACCGGGTTCTCCGGATTATTTGCAGCAATGGCCATGATTATGTTCTCTTTCGGAGGATTGGAGCTGATCGGAATTACGGCTGCTGAAGCGAAAAATCCTGAAAAAACTATTCCACAGGCAACCAATCAGGTGATCTATAGAATTTTAATTTTTTATGTAGGAGCTTTAGTAATCCTGTTCTCGTTAAGCCCATGGAGAGAAATTACAGAAGGTTCAAGCCCGTTTGTAATGGTGTTCCAAAACTTGAATGGATTAGAATTCAGCCTTTTCGGTAAAGTGATTCAATTCAATACTTTGATTGCAAATGTTCTTAATGTTATTGTATTAACGGCTGCTCTATCTGTGTATAACAGTAGTGTTTACAGTAATAGTCGTATGCTTTTCGGATTGGCTCAACAAGGAAATGCTCCTAAGTTTCTGAAGAAATTGAATAAAAATTCAGTTCCTATCAATGCTATCCTTATTTCTTCTTGTTTTGCAGGAATCTGTATTATCATTAATAAGCTGGTGCCGGAAAAAGCATTTCAGTATCTGATGGCCTTGGTAGTATCTACATTAATTATCAACTGGCTGATGATCTGTTACACGCATTTGAAATTTAAAAAATCCATCACTAAAGAAGGAGTTCAATCGAAATTTCCATCTATATTTTATCCGATTTCCAATTACATCTGTATTGCATTTTTAGTGCTTATTTTAGGATTGATGAGCATTACAGGAATGGAAATTCAAGTAATTCTGATTCCGATCTGGATAGGATTTTTATTTGCTATGTATAAATTATATAAACCGAACTAA
- a CDS encoding sensor histidine kinase, with translation MKLLSFIVLLFFLCSNGQSYTTQWYTMDNGLPQNSIKDIVKDKYGFIWLSMEGQILRYDGSNFVLYKDFKLNNLSFGDYYGNIKNDSIVVFNNSEKNILLISQREPKVIPYKKESYPDVPNDNRIYKRLVKNNVTARYVSFIDSYFVQLRTGTYYFENNSIIYIDRKSKKRTKFNFDFPRNRLKRLFIHGENVFISDSGNKKLLQLYQGKYSYTDAPSVYTDPETRIYWQQITGQVFMINHGKIYRSQFSEGRLSLSYLLEYKNIDKEISGAMFYDDTFRKLYIGSSINGLKILSLSDFSVSKKNLPYQDEVCYAALPYGGNSVLTQEGIRYYNNKSERLYKAPQSYDKRYIFQDDSENLVYRENNSIHIRYKNTGFTKYDSISFDRKEIDGLYKNGGMYMISVSDRTRFYLYILDCDNFKKTKRIIPCEDNIDTILRYNEDLLYLGGSNGIGIFSLSKNKIIERIGQNIPVKQVIKTRDGNIWITTYNQGIYLLKDHRVIKIPADKNDFLANAHHILEDKNSNLWISSNNGLFKINKIKLLESLKTPQEPVTYYRYTKESGFSNNEFNGSADPDANILGNGQFVFPSMEGFVFFTPQNVKTYFPAARDLYLEKAKVDGKMIRLKDHLLLECGYKNAEIYLDIPYYANLENIYLQAKLIGEENSQWINIKNDRTFRLSNIEPGKYQLLVRFLSSETGKFVYKSFPIEVEAYFYQTLSFKILMVGLIILILMIGIQIRTNFLRLKNKVLKNTLVHRDKELQETNDKLKNEFDYQKKLIESISHDITTPVKFIALLSQELTQSEDTRTQKKYFDSIYKTSEQLYKFTLSLKEYTELYKQENTTVAEYQIYDLIETKKLLFEEIAAQKNTYIYNFCDHHLTVKINKNILLAVFHNVIDNAVKNTSDGEIIITSTSSEQHIEISITDTGSGMSAEQRTYYSELFRKKGNEHLIFKNYGLGLHMVIQLMMKINGEMTFYENTPKGTIIKIHIAL, from the coding sequence ATGAAGCTTTTGTCCTTTATTGTATTGTTGTTTTTTCTATGTAGCAACGGGCAAAGCTATACTACGCAATGGTATACCATGGATAATGGGTTGCCGCAAAACAGCATCAAAGATATTGTAAAAGATAAGTATGGTTTCATCTGGCTGTCTATGGAAGGGCAAATTCTACGCTATGACGGCAGTAACTTTGTTCTGTACAAAGATTTTAAACTTAATAATCTGAGCTTCGGTGATTATTACGGAAATATAAAAAACGACAGTATTGTTGTTTTCAATAATTCTGAAAAAAATATTCTCCTGATTTCCCAAAGAGAACCAAAGGTTATTCCTTATAAAAAAGAATCTTATCCGGATGTTCCCAATGACAATAGAATATATAAAAGACTTGTTAAAAATAATGTCACTGCCAGATATGTTTCTTTTATAGATTCTTATTTTGTTCAGTTGAGGACAGGAACGTATTATTTTGAAAATAACAGTATTATTTATATTGACCGGAAAAGTAAGAAACGGACTAAATTTAATTTTGATTTTCCGAGAAACAGATTAAAACGTCTGTTCATTCACGGAGAAAATGTTTTTATTAGTGATTCTGGGAATAAAAAACTCCTTCAATTGTATCAGGGTAAATATTCTTATACTGATGCTCCGTCTGTGTATACAGATCCTGAAACAAGAATTTATTGGCAACAAATTACAGGACAGGTTTTCATGATTAATCATGGTAAAATATACAGGAGCCAATTTTCGGAAGGAAGACTGAGTCTTTCTTATCTATTGGAATACAAAAATATAGATAAAGAAATATCTGGAGCCATGTTTTATGATGATACTTTTCGTAAATTATATATTGGAAGTTCCATTAATGGGCTTAAAATTTTAAGTCTGTCTGATTTTTCAGTTTCCAAAAAGAATCTGCCTTATCAGGATGAGGTTTGTTATGCGGCTCTTCCTTATGGAGGAAATTCAGTTTTAACGCAGGAAGGTATCAGATATTATAATAATAAGTCAGAAAGGTTATATAAAGCTCCTCAATCCTATGATAAGCGTTATATTTTTCAGGATGATTCGGAAAATCTTGTGTACAGGGAGAACAACTCCATTCATATAAGGTATAAAAATACAGGATTTACAAAATATGATTCTATCTCTTTTGATAGGAAAGAAATTGATGGTTTGTATAAAAATGGAGGTATGTATATGATATCCGTTTCGGATAGAACTAGGTTTTATCTCTATATATTGGACTGCGATAACTTTAAGAAAACGAAGAGAATTATTCCTTGTGAAGATAATATAGATACTATTCTCAGATATAATGAAGATCTTCTTTATCTAGGTGGCAGTAATGGTATAGGTATTTTTTCCCTTTCTAAAAATAAAATCATAGAGCGAATCGGGCAGAATATTCCGGTAAAGCAGGTTATAAAAACCAGAGACGGAAATATTTGGATAACTACTTATAACCAAGGAATATATTTATTAAAAGATCACAGAGTGATTAAGATTCCTGCGGATAAAAATGATTTTCTGGCCAATGCCCATCATATATTAGAAGACAAGAATTCAAATTTGTGGATTTCATCTAATAACGGATTATTTAAAATTAATAAAATTAAACTTCTGGAATCTTTAAAAACTCCTCAAGAGCCTGTTACTTATTATAGGTATACCAAAGAGTCTGGCTTTTCGAATAATGAATTCAATGGAAGTGCTGATCCGGATGCCAATATTCTTGGGAATGGACAATTTGTATTTCCTTCTATGGAAGGTTTTGTGTTTTTTACCCCTCAGAATGTGAAAACGTATTTTCCAGCAGCCCGTGATCTGTACTTAGAAAAAGCAAAAGTAGATGGTAAAATGATCCGTTTGAAAGATCACCTTCTTTTGGAATGTGGCTATAAAAATGCAGAAATTTATCTTGATATTCCTTATTACGCTAACCTTGAAAATATTTATTTGCAGGCAAAGCTGATAGGAGAGGAGAATAGCCAATGGATCAATATTAAAAATGATAGAACATTCAGATTATCCAATATAGAACCGGGAAAATATCAATTACTTGTAAGGTTTTTATCTTCAGAAACAGGGAAATTTGTTTATAAAAGCTTTCCTATAGAAGTTGAAGCTTATTTTTATCAGACCTTATCCTTTAAAATTCTGATGGTTGGATTGATTATTTTAATTCTTATGATTGGAATACAAATCAGAACCAATTTTTTAAGACTGAAAAATAAGGTGTTGAAAAATACATTGGTTCACCGGGATAAAGAACTTCAGGAAACCAATGATAAACTTAAAAATGAGTTTGATTATCAAAAGAAACTGATAGAAAGCATCAGCCACGATATTACAACTCCAGTTAAATTTATAGCTCTTCTTTCGCAGGAACTTACCCAATCTGAAGATACTAGAACTCAGAAAAAGTATTTTGACAGTATTTATAAAACTTCGGAACAGCTCTATAAATTTACATTAAGTTTAAAAGAGTATACAGAACTTTACAAACAGGAAAACACCACGGTAGCTGAATATCAAATTTATGATCTGATTGAAACTAAAAAGTTATTGTTTGAAGAAATTGCTGCTCAGAAAAATACTTACATCTATAATTTCTGTGATCATCATCTTACAGTAAAAATCAATAAAAATATTCTTCTTGCCGTTTTTCATAATGTTATAGATAATGCAGTGAAAAATACTTCAGACGGAGAAATTATCATTACTTCAACATCTTCGGAGCAGCATATAGAAATCAGTATCACAGATACGGGAAGTGGAATGTCTGCCGAACAGAGAACTTATTATTCGGAGCTTTTCAGGAAAAAGGGAAATGAACATCTTATCTTCAAAAATTATGGACTAGGCTTGCACATGGTTATCCAGTTGATGATGAAGATCAATGGTGAAATGACCTTCTATGAAAATACACCGAAAGGAACAATTATTAAAATCCATATTGCACTATGA
- a CDS encoding GyrI-like domain-containing protein, with the protein MKTNFRDIQKIIDHIEINFDREITAHEIESISYYSYRNFQRIFFKLFNETISGFQKRLRLENAYKKLIYTEDSLSEIAWQVGYFNIQSFSKAFKKQYTVSPAEARKQKQDIFKEFIESHNADLKVEIKYKDAVSVYCKFIKAKDYNNAEIDVLWKEIEPDAELFEAAYGIIRDQPLITSHSHCRYGAAVTSNEVISGLVKNEIFGRKYAKFTHQGPYENILETYRSFYQSWLSGEKFLLDNSDVIEEYETAEITHIYFPLYE; encoded by the coding sequence ATGAAGACTAATTTTAGGGACATACAAAAGATTATCGACCATATTGAAATTAATTTTGATAGGGAAATCACTGCTCATGAGATAGAGTCTATCTCTTATTATTCTTATCGTAATTTCCAGCGTATTTTTTTCAAACTTTTCAATGAAACTATTTCTGGGTTTCAAAAACGTCTGCGTCTTGAGAATGCTTATAAAAAACTCATCTATACGGAAGATAGTCTCTCTGAAATTGCTTGGCAGGTAGGGTATTTCAATATTCAATCCTTTTCAAAAGCGTTTAAAAAACAATATACTGTTTCTCCTGCTGAAGCAAGAAAACAGAAACAGGATATCTTCAAAGAATTCATAGAAAGCCATAATGCTGATCTAAAAGTAGAGATCAAATATAAAGATGCAGTATCGGTTTACTGTAAATTTATTAAAGCTAAAGATTATAATAACGCAGAAATTGATGTATTGTGGAAAGAAATTGAGCCGGATGCAGAGCTATTTGAAGCTGCCTACGGAATTATTCGTGATCAGCCTTTAATTACCAGTCATTCACATTGCAGATATGGTGCCGCAGTAACCTCTAATGAGGTGATAAGTGGACTTGTGAAAAACGAAATTTTTGGTAGGAAATATGCAAAGTTCACCCATCAAGGGCCCTATGAAAATATTTTGGAAACCTATCGTTCATTCTATCAATCCTGGCTTTCCGGGGAAAAGTTTTTGCTGGATAATTCTGATGTTATTGAAGAATATGAAACAGCAGAGATCACACATATTTATTTTCCATTGTATGAATAA